In one Gemmatimonadales bacterium genomic region, the following are encoded:
- a CDS encoding aminotransferase class V-fold PLP-dependent enzyme, with protein MTVSRRDLLRIAAAFPAFGGIARASIPVPRNLALPHNPLPDDEAAWERIKGQFVIDGLHLNTGTYGACPLPVLDATIEHLRAFERIIGQEPIGYPAVKRDLETFIGAWPGSVAVLRNTTEAMNNAAAGLDLAPGDEVLSTTHEHIGGRCCWELLAKRRGIVYRTFAPPLDPASPDELVQAWQAQVTPRTRVLSISHVLFSTGMIQPVAELVRWARPRGIVTVIDGAHPPGMLQTNLQAIDADFYATSTHKWLLAPKGTGLLVVRPDRIATTWPLIGSGDWSATDIRRFEDVGTTNTSLVAGMQAAVAFQNTIGRAAIETRTRWLATRLYDALATLPRVRLVSPRAASLRSAMVSFKMDGTTAEALQGYLGASRIRTRRVSEFGYEYLRLSTHIYVLARDVDRTVELLRGAPAR; from the coding sequence ATGACCGTTTCGCGCCGCGATCTGCTGCGGATCGCGGCGGCGTTTCCCGCCTTTGGCGGCATCGCCCGCGCGTCGATCCCCGTTCCGCGCAACCTCGCACTTCCGCACAATCCGTTGCCCGACGACGAGGCTGCGTGGGAGCGGATCAAGGGACAATTCGTCATCGACGGGTTGCACCTGAACACCGGGACGTACGGTGCCTGTCCGCTGCCGGTGCTCGATGCGACGATCGAACACCTCCGGGCATTCGAACGGATCATCGGACAGGAACCGATCGGCTATCCCGCGGTCAAGCGCGACCTGGAGACATTCATCGGCGCGTGGCCGGGAAGTGTCGCCGTGCTGCGCAACACGACTGAAGCGATGAACAACGCCGCTGCCGGACTCGATCTTGCGCCCGGTGACGAAGTCCTTTCGACGACGCACGAACATATCGGCGGCCGCTGCTGCTGGGAGTTGCTCGCGAAGCGACGGGGGATTGTCTACCGGACCTTTGCACCGCCGCTCGATCCCGCATCGCCCGACGAACTCGTGCAGGCATGGCAAGCGCAGGTCACGCCGCGCACGCGCGTTCTGTCGATCTCGCACGTCCTCTTCAGTACCGGGATGATCCAGCCAGTGGCGGAGCTGGTGCGGTGGGCGCGGCCGCGCGGCATCGTCACCGTGATCGACGGCGCCCATCCCCCCGGCATGCTGCAGACCAACCTGCAGGCGATCGACGCCGACTTCTACGCCACCTCCACGCACAAGTGGCTGCTGGCGCCGAAAGGGACCGGCCTGCTGGTGGTCCGTCCCGATCGCATCGCAACGACATGGCCACTGATCGGCTCCGGCGACTGGAGCGCGACCGACATCCGGCGCTTCGAAGATGTCGGCACGACCAATACTTCACTCGTCGCGGGGATGCAGGCGGCGGTCGCGTTTCAGAATACCATCGGCCGGGCGGCGATCGAAACGCGAACCCGGTGGCTGGCAACGCGGCTCTACGATGCGCTTGCCACGCTTCCCCGCGTCCGGCTCGTCTCGCCGCGGGCGGCATCGCTGCGGAGCGCGATGGTGTCGTTCAAGATGGATGGCACCACAGCCGAAGCGTTGCAGGGATACCTCGGCGCCTCGCGGATCCGGACGCGACGCGTCTCGGAATTCGGCTACGAATACCTCCGCCTCAGCACCCACATCTACGTGCTCGCTCGCGACGTCGATCGCACCGTCGAACTGCTGCGCGGTGCGCCGGCGCGATGA
- a CDS encoding ABC transporter permease, whose translation MRMPFSRLLRRAGHAVVDAFADLGRFSRMLVDMARGLVEWRVWLPRTVDEAWSIGGGSLFIVVLISSFTGAVTALQAGYQFTGNVPVYVVGSLVTESVVLELGPVLVGLILAGRVGARYAAELGTMRVTEQIDALESLGRSPASYLLLPRVLGCLLMIPMLVIFADIIAVFSGWFIAAHSSISISAEDFTYGSRAYWHVFDGWYSVIKGFFFAGAIGLISCYRGFTTRHGAEGVGKSTTGAVVSSSVLILLLDTLLAKLLLTT comes from the coding sequence ATGAGAATGCCGTTCAGCCGCCTGCTCCGCCGGGCCGGGCACGCGGTCGTCGATGCATTCGCCGATCTCGGCCGCTTCTCGCGCATGCTCGTCGACATGGCCCGCGGCCTGGTCGAATGGCGGGTCTGGCTGCCGCGCACCGTCGATGAAGCGTGGAGCATCGGCGGCGGCTCGCTCTTCATCGTCGTGCTGATCTCGTCATTCACCGGTGCGGTGACGGCGCTGCAGGCCGGCTACCAGTTCACCGGCAACGTGCCGGTCTATGTCGTCGGATCGCTCGTCACCGAATCGGTGGTGCTCGAACTCGGACCCGTCCTCGTCGGACTGATCCTCGCCGGGCGCGTCGGGGCGCGCTACGCCGCCGAACTCGGCACCATGCGCGTCACCGAGCAGATCGACGCGCTCGAATCGCTCGGCCGGTCGCCGGCGAGCTACCTGCTGCTGCCGCGCGTGCTCGGCTGCCTGCTGATGATTCCGATGCTGGTGATCTTCGCCGATATCATCGCCGTCTTCTCGGGGTGGTTCATCGCAGCGCATTCGAGCATCTCCATTTCAGCGGAGGACTTCACCTACGGATCGCGCGCGTACTGGCATGTCTTCGACGGCTGGTACTCGGTGATCAAGGGCTTCTTCTTCGCCGGCGCGATCGGACTGATCTCCTGCTATCGCGGCTTCACCACCCGGCACGGCGCCGAGGGCGTGGGCAAGTCGACCACCGGCGCGGTGGTGTCGAGTTCGGTGCTGATCCTCCTGCTCGACACGCTCCTGGCCAAGCTGCTGCTCACGACATGA
- a CDS encoding ATP-binding cassette domain-containing protein: protein MIEVRHLAKRFGSQVVLDDVNLVVEEGETLALLGPSGTGKSVLLKSIIGLVRPERGEVVVDGQHVAKLKRDELAKLRATIGYVFQNGALFDSMDVFENIRLGLTNPREFDDIEYARERAVECLRLVNLKTDTLKVMPADLSGGMRKRVGIARAIAGKPKYVLYDEPTSGLDPVNADVIDALVKRLEDELGVTSITVTHDVRGAFRTADRIALLTHGKIVAIGPPDEFRESQVPDVKAFLERDFETNLPNGTAS from the coding sequence ATGATCGAAGTCCGTCATCTGGCGAAGCGGTTCGGGTCGCAGGTCGTACTCGACGACGTCAATCTCGTCGTCGAGGAAGGGGAGACGCTTGCGCTGCTCGGACCTTCGGGCACCGGCAAGAGCGTGCTGCTCAAGTCGATCATCGGGCTGGTCCGCCCCGAGCGCGGCGAGGTCGTCGTCGACGGCCAGCACGTGGCGAAGCTCAAGCGCGACGAGCTGGCGAAGTTGCGCGCCACGATCGGGTACGTCTTCCAGAACGGCGCGCTCTTCGACTCGATGGATGTCTTCGAGAACATCCGGCTGGGGCTCACCAATCCGCGCGAATTCGACGACATCGAATACGCGCGCGAGCGGGCGGTCGAGTGCCTGCGGCTGGTCAACCTCAAGACCGACACGTTGAAGGTGATGCCGGCGGATCTCTCGGGCGGGATGCGCAAGCGCGTCGGCATCGCGCGCGCCATCGCGGGGAAGCCGAAATACGTGCTGTACGACGAGCCGACGTCCGGGCTCGATCCGGTCAACGCCGACGTCATCGATGCACTGGTGAAGCGCCTCGAGGACGAACTCGGTGTCACCAGCATCACGGTGACGCACGACGTGCGCGGCGCCTTTCGCACGGCGGACCGCATCGCGCTGCTGACGCATGGCAAGATCGTGGCGATCGGCCCGCCGGATGAATTCCGCGAATCGCAGGTGCCCGACGTCAAGGCGTTTCTCGAACGGGACTTCGAGACCAACCTTCCGAACGGAACGGCCTCATGA